In a single window of the Serratia quinivorans genome:
- the uvrC gene encoding Excinuclease ABC subunit C: MSDRFDAKAFLSTVTSQPGVYRMYDATGTVIYVGKAKDLKKRLASYFRQQVGSRKTETLVKNIAQIDVTVTHTETEALLLEHNYIKLYQPRYNVLLRDDKSYPLIFLSADSHPRLAVHRGAKHAKGEYFGPFPNSYAVRETLALLQKLFPIRQCENSVYRNRSRPCLQYQIGRCLGPCVAGLVSEDEYRQQVDYVRLFLSGKDQQVLHQLIERMETASKALNFEEAARIRDQIQAVRRVTERQFVSGNSDDLDVIGVAFEAGMACLHVLFIRQGKVLGSRSYFPKVPGGTEMSEVVQTFVGQFYLQGSQMRTLPAEILLDFTLPEKELLAESLSELAGRKIQIQSKPRGDRARYLKLARTNAATALTTKLSQQSTIHQRLAELTKVLNLSEINRMECFDISHTMGEQTVASCVVFDANGPLRSEYRRYNITGITPGDDYAAMAQVLKRRYGKALEEKKIPDVIFIDGGKGQLGMAIDVFNSLNVSWDKNKPLLIGIAKGADRKAGLETLFFVPEGEGIALPSDSPALHVIQHIRDDSHNHAITGHRQRRAKVRNTSALELIDGVGPKRRQVLLKYMGGLQPLLNASVEEIAKVPGISQALAEKIYNALKH; encoded by the coding sequence GTGAGTGACCGTTTTGATGCCAAAGCATTTCTAAGCACTGTAACCAGCCAGCCTGGCGTCTACCGAATGTACGACGCTACTGGCACGGTTATCTACGTCGGTAAAGCCAAGGATCTGAAAAAACGCCTCGCCAGTTACTTCCGCCAGCAGGTGGGAAGCCGTAAAACTGAGACGCTGGTTAAAAATATCGCGCAAATAGACGTTACTGTTACGCACACCGAAACAGAAGCGCTATTACTGGAACATAACTACATAAAGTTATACCAGCCGCGATATAATGTTCTTTTGCGAGACGATAAATCTTATCCGCTGATCTTCCTCAGTGCGGACAGTCACCCGCGGCTGGCCGTGCATCGTGGTGCCAAACATGCCAAGGGGGAATACTTCGGTCCATTCCCAAATTCCTATGCCGTGCGTGAGACGCTGGCGCTGCTGCAGAAACTGTTCCCGATACGTCAGTGCGAGAACAGCGTATACCGCAACCGCTCGCGCCCTTGTTTGCAGTACCAGATCGGCCGTTGCCTGGGGCCTTGTGTCGCCGGGCTGGTGAGTGAAGACGAATATCGTCAGCAGGTGGACTATGTGCGCCTGTTCCTGTCTGGTAAGGATCAACAGGTACTGCATCAGTTGATCGAAAGGATGGAAACCGCCAGCAAGGCTTTGAACTTCGAAGAGGCAGCGCGGATACGCGATCAGATCCAGGCGGTGCGCAGGGTGACTGAGCGTCAGTTCGTGTCCGGTAACAGCGACGATCTGGATGTGATCGGCGTGGCATTCGAGGCCGGCATGGCCTGTCTGCACGTCCTGTTTATCCGCCAGGGCAAAGTGTTGGGTAGCCGCAGCTACTTCCCCAAAGTGCCAGGCGGCACCGAAATGAGCGAAGTGGTGCAGACGTTTGTCGGTCAGTTCTATTTACAGGGTAGCCAGATGCGAACCTTGCCGGCGGAAATCCTGTTGGATTTCACTTTGCCGGAAAAAGAGCTGCTGGCAGAGTCCCTGTCTGAGCTGGCCGGTCGCAAAATCCAGATCCAGAGTAAACCGCGAGGCGACCGTGCACGCTACCTTAAACTGGCGCGTACCAATGCGGCGACCGCTCTGACCACCAAGCTTTCCCAGCAGTCGACCATTCATCAGCGACTGGCCGAATTAACCAAGGTGCTGAATCTTTCCGAGATTAACCGCATGGAATGCTTCGACATCAGCCATACCATGGGCGAGCAAACCGTCGCTTCCTGCGTGGTGTTTGACGCTAATGGGCCGCTGCGTTCCGAGTATCGGCGCTATAATATCACCGGCATTACGCCAGGGGATGACTATGCGGCGATGGCGCAAGTGTTGAAACGCCGCTATGGTAAGGCTCTGGAAGAGAAAAAAATCCCCGACGTTATCTTTATTGATGGCGGTAAGGGGCAGCTTGGTATGGCGATTGACGTGTTTAACTCTCTGAATGTGAGCTGGGATAAAAACAAGCCCTTGCTGATCGGTATCGCCAAAGGTGCTGACCGTAAAGCCGGGTTGGAAACACTGTTCTTTGTTCCTGAAGGTGAGGGGATTGCTTTACCGTCGGATTCACCGGCGCTGCATGTGATCCAGCACATCCGCGATGATTCGCATAACCACGCGATCACCGGGCATCGGCAGAGAAGGGCAAAAGTAAGAAATACCAGCGCGTTGGAACTGATCGACGGCGTTGGGCCAAAACGGCGACAGGTGCTGTTGAAGTATATGGGTGGACTTCAACCATTATTGAACGCCAGCGTTGAGGAAATTGCAAAAGTGCCGGGTATTTCACAAGCATTGGCAGAAAAGATCTACAATGCATTGAAACACTGA
- a CDS encoding Predicted transcriptional regulator, whose protein sequence is MKTVTIRVETMNDFKADVMSAFRAAADGAKGTEEDVISFPDWQLLHKTLSPNRMAILMAMTGSGEMTIREIAALVGRDVKGVHTDVTALLASDMLERGERGTVFPYDAIHFDFTIGKAA, encoded by the coding sequence ATGAAGACGGTAACCATTCGTGTTGAAACAATGAACGATTTTAAGGCGGATGTCATGTCCGCTTTTCGCGCCGCTGCTGATGGCGCAAAAGGAACGGAAGAAGATGTGATCTCCTTCCCTGACTGGCAACTGCTGCACAAAACACTGTCACCAAACCGCATGGCCATACTGATGGCAATGACCGGTTCTGGGGAAATGACTATCCGTGAAATTGCTGCTCTTGTTGGTCGCGACGTTAAAGGCGTGCATACCGACGTTACCGCCCTTCTTGCCAGCGATATGCTGGAGCGCGGAGAACGTGGCACTGTATTTCCGTATGACGCGATACACTTTGACTTCACCATTGGCAAAGCGGCCTGA
- the thcD_1 gene encoding Rhodocoxin reductase, with protein sequence MSDLACDVLIIGAGPAGLAAARAAAQSGQSVLVLDDNLRPGGQIWRDGPNVALPSLAQQFRQAVGALNNVALLNGVKIIAQCGPQKILYEDAAGCGIVDYQALILCCGARELLLPFPGWTLPGVTGAGGLQAQIKQGLSIKGERVAIAGSGPLLLAVAASVVKAGGEVVMLAEQAPAARLAAFAGGLWRWPVKLRQSFSLLNRHYRPDSYVLEASGDPRLTAIRMQKGRREVTLECDRLACGFGLVANIELAMLLGCRIQNDAVDVDPYQQTSQPQVYAAGECTGIGGSELALAEGAIAGYAATGNLMQVQALTAQRDKWRQFAGAVARTFVLNPVLKTLATPETLLCRCEDVPLHQLSGFADWTAAKLSSRCGMGACQGKICAAAARHLFDWSLPAPRIPLTPARAATLARLGGGESEG encoded by the coding sequence ATGAGTGATCTCGCGTGCGATGTGCTGATTATTGGTGCGGGTCCGGCAGGGTTGGCGGCAGCCCGTGCGGCGGCGCAGAGTGGCCAGTCCGTGTTGGTGCTTGACGATAACCTGCGTCCCGGCGGGCAGATCTGGCGTGACGGGCCGAACGTGGCGTTGCCGAGCCTGGCACAGCAATTCCGACAGGCGGTAGGGGCGCTGAATAATGTGGCGCTGCTTAACGGCGTGAAGATTATAGCCCAGTGCGGGCCGCAGAAAATTCTCTATGAAGATGCCGCGGGCTGCGGGATTGTGGATTATCAAGCGTTGATCCTGTGCTGTGGTGCCCGTGAACTTTTGTTGCCGTTTCCCGGCTGGACCCTGCCCGGAGTCACCGGTGCCGGTGGGCTGCAGGCGCAGATTAAGCAGGGGTTGTCTATTAAAGGGGAGCGGGTGGCGATTGCCGGGAGCGGACCATTGCTGCTGGCCGTTGCCGCCAGCGTGGTTAAAGCCGGTGGCGAAGTGGTGATGCTGGCGGAACAGGCACCCGCTGCTCGGCTGGCGGCTTTTGCCGGCGGATTGTGGCGTTGGCCGGTGAAGTTACGTCAATCCTTTAGCCTGCTTAACCGGCATTATCGTCCTGACAGCTACGTGTTGGAGGCGTCAGGTGACCCGCGGCTGACGGCGATCAGGATGCAAAAAGGGCGGCGTGAAGTAACCTTAGAGTGCGATCGTCTGGCCTGTGGGTTTGGGTTGGTGGCGAATATCGAACTGGCGATGTTGCTGGGGTGCCGTATCCAAAATGATGCGGTTGACGTGGATCCTTACCAGCAAACCAGTCAGCCGCAGGTTTATGCCGCCGGTGAATGTACCGGGATCGGCGGCAGCGAGTTGGCGCTGGCTGAGGGGGCGATTGCCGGTTATGCCGCCACCGGCAACCTGATGCAGGTACAGGCATTAACGGCGCAACGTGACAAGTGGCGGCAATTTGCCGGCGCGGTAGCGCGAACCTTTGTGCTTAACCCGGTGCTGAAAACGCTGGCGACACCGGAAACGCTATTGTGTCGTTGTGAGGATGTGCCGCTGCATCAGTTAAGTGGATTCGCGGACTGGACGGCGGCCAAGTTGAGCAGCCGCTGTGGTATGGGGGCTTGCCAGGGCAAGATTTGTGCGGCGGCAGCGCGCCATTTGTTCGACTGGTCACTGCCCGCCCCACGGATCCCTTTAACGCCAGCCAGGGCGGCCACCCTGGCCCGGTTGGGAGGTGGCGAGAGCGAGGGATAA
- the thiO gene encoding Glycine oxidase yields MIAGRRADAIVVGAGIIGAACAWRLAQQGLQVLLVDNQRAGATAAGMGHLVCMDDNPAELALSAYSLQLWRSLVDRMPEGCAWRGCGTLWLAERDDEMAIAEAKRQRMAEYGVTSEALSAAQVAVLEPMLRPGLAGGLRVPGDGIVYAPNVARWLVADAGPSVRVIVGEAVALEHQALVLTSGERLTAPVVVLACGLQADSLLGQPLLRAKKGHLAITDRYPQRVHHQLVELGYGASAHASDGTSVAFNVQARPTGQLLIGSSRQFDTPDSTIDMPLLAAMLTRATTFLPALAQMNIIRCWTGLRAASADGLPLLGPHPQHRWLWLALGHEGLGVTTALGSAALIAAQIHNHRPAIDDTPYLAARMFPKEALPV; encoded by the coding sequence ATGATTGCCGGCAGGCGGGCGGATGCGATTGTGGTGGGGGCCGGCATTATCGGCGCTGCCTGCGCCTGGCGGCTGGCGCAGCAAGGATTACAAGTTTTGCTGGTGGACAACCAGCGTGCTGGGGCGACGGCGGCCGGTATGGGCCACCTGGTGTGCATGGACGATAATCCTGCCGAACTGGCTTTAAGCGCCTATTCATTGCAACTGTGGCGCAGTCTGGTGGATCGTATGCCGGAAGGCTGCGCCTGGCGTGGCTGCGGTACGCTGTGGCTGGCGGAGCGGGACGACGAAATGGCGATTGCCGAAGCGAAGCGGCAACGCATGGCAGAGTACGGTGTGACGAGCGAAGCATTGAGCGCCGCGCAGGTCGCTGTTCTTGAACCCATGCTGCGGCCCGGTCTGGCCGGTGGTTTACGCGTGCCGGGGGATGGCATTGTTTATGCGCCCAACGTTGCCCGCTGGTTAGTGGCTGACGCCGGGCCCTCGGTCAGGGTCATTGTGGGTGAAGCCGTCGCGCTGGAACATCAGGCGCTGGTGCTGACGAGCGGCGAACGTTTAACCGCACCGGTAGTGGTACTGGCCTGTGGACTGCAAGCCGATAGCTTACTGGGGCAACCCTTGTTACGCGCCAAAAAAGGGCATTTGGCGATCACCGATCGCTACCCGCAACGGGTGCACCACCAATTGGTTGAGTTGGGTTATGGTGCCAGCGCACACGCCAGCGATGGCACTTCGGTGGCGTTTAACGTTCAGGCGCGGCCGACCGGTCAGCTGTTGATTGGCTCCTCCCGCCAGTTTGACACCCCAGACAGCACTATCGACATGCCGTTACTGGCCGCCATGCTGACACGCGCCACCACCTTTCTTCCTGCCCTGGCACAGATGAACATTATCCGCTGCTGGACCGGCCTGCGCGCCGCCTCCGCCGACGGTCTGCCGCTACTCGGGCCACATCCCCAGCATCGCTGGTTATGGCTGGCATTGGGGCATGAGGGGCTGGGGGTTACTACCGCGCTGGGCAGCGCCGCGTTGATTGCCGCGCAGATCCATAATCATCGACCGGCGATTGACGATACCCCTTACCTGGCTGCACGAATGTTCCCTAAGGAGGCGTTGCCGGTATGA
- a CDS encoding Conserved phage C-terminus (Phg_2220_C) — MSLLLTSRPIVVISELAMRVGLNEAMLLQQIHYWATETTSGIEHDGRCWVYNTIAEWMEQFPFLSESSIKRAFASLKALGVIYVKKLSSDPRDKTNYYAINYEHSVLTDEVKMTPCNGSNCTDATGQSEPMQKVKMTRCKRSKRAVLHTEITTESTSKEKPTQTLPGALDSGGEWFRDFLAGLLRNQFPVTDAATLHDQVVEFLSHHGLTCRREYPVDDRGDGRGGKVDILVTDDAGHRCGIVLDWKCPRRKSITKLNSIGGGLVVLRDVNSRGDYLDSGVLVIGSCKAEPLAGQVLDFLNSKINARTPKRADTLREITERLADGYSQAELELVAEHRTDQLLNNPRLAHMLAPNRLFAADSFGAYLVAANAWHKKRTQRAERVAAVEQQRQSPPTGEVLAIDFDDAFDRLFVEGLPPANPAENLAWQHVQKNGFNKPGDEPSARREWRTILTRSYARSARVEA; from the coding sequence GTGAGTTTGCTCCTTACCTCACGTCCCATAGTGGTGATTTCTGAGCTGGCGATGCGCGTAGGCCTCAATGAGGCAATGCTGCTTCAGCAGATCCACTACTGGGCCACAGAGACGACATCAGGCATTGAACATGATGGTCGTTGCTGGGTATACAACACGATCGCTGAGTGGATGGAGCAATTCCCATTCCTCTCTGAATCGTCGATTAAGCGTGCATTTGCGTCGTTGAAAGCCCTGGGAGTTATCTATGTCAAGAAGCTATCGAGCGATCCTCGTGACAAGACAAATTATTACGCAATTAACTACGAACACAGCGTCCTGACTGATGAGGTCAAAATGACCCCATGCAACGGGTCAAATTGCACTGATGCAACGGGTCAATCTGAACCGATGCAAAAGGTCAAAATGACACGCTGCAAGAGGTCAAAACGAGCCGTTCTTCATACAGAGATCACTACAGAGAGTACTTCAAAAGAAAAACCTACCCAAACCCTTCCTGGCGCACTCGACAGCGGGGGGGAGTGGTTTAGGGATTTTTTGGCTGGCTTACTGCGAAACCAATTCCCGGTCACCGATGCAGCAACGCTGCATGACCAAGTCGTTGAGTTTCTGAGCCATCATGGGCTGACCTGCCGACGGGAGTACCCAGTGGACGACCGAGGCGATGGCCGAGGTGGGAAGGTTGATATTCTCGTCACCGATGACGCCGGCCACCGCTGCGGAATCGTGTTGGACTGGAAGTGCCCTCGCCGAAAATCAATCACCAAGCTGAACTCCATCGGTGGCGGGCTGGTTGTGCTGCGGGATGTTAATTCTCGCGGTGATTACCTGGACTCCGGTGTTTTGGTCATTGGGAGCTGCAAGGCTGAACCGTTGGCTGGCCAGGTATTGGATTTTCTGAATTCAAAAATCAACGCCAGAACGCCGAAGCGTGCCGATACCCTGCGAGAAATCACTGAACGGCTGGCCGATGGTTACTCCCAGGCTGAGCTGGAACTTGTCGCTGAGCATCGCACGGATCAACTGCTGAACAACCCGAGGCTTGCTCACATGCTGGCACCAAACCGGCTGTTCGCTGCTGACAGTTTCGGAGCATATCTGGTTGCAGCCAATGCCTGGCATAAAAAACGCACCCAGCGGGCAGAGCGGGTCGCTGCGGTGGAGCAACAGCGGCAAAGCCCGCCAACGGGTGAGGTGCTGGCGATTGATTTTGATGATGCGTTTGATCGGCTGTTCGTGGAAGGTTTGCCACCGGCAAACCCGGCAGAGAACCTGGCATGGCAGCACGTTCAAAAAAACGGGTTCAACAAACCTGGAGATGAGCCATCAGCGCGTCGAGAGTGGCGGACAATTCTCACTCGTTCGTATGCCCGGTCAGCGAGGGTGGAAGCATGA
- a CDS encoding Protein of uncharacterised function (DUF2594), which yields MSNVDFTTSANPETLATEVACLKATLTLILKSIGQADAGKVIINMERFIAQIEDPSQAEIFKNSIQQIKHAYRQ from the coding sequence ATGAGCAACGTTGATTTCACTACGTCTGCAAACCCGGAAACGCTGGCAACAGAAGTTGCCTGCCTTAAAGCCACGCTGACGCTGATCCTGAAATCGATCGGTCAGGCCGATGCCGGGAAAGTCATTATCAACATGGAGCGCTTTATCGCGCAGATTGAAGACCCGAGCCAGGCCGAGATTTTTAAAAACAGCATCCAACAGATTAAGCACGCTTACCGTCAATAG
- a CDS encoding Uncharacterized phage-encoded protein, giving the protein MATTPTQTQPEVLLVEGRAVTTSLAVAAYFSKRHDNIIQKIQTLECSPEFTDLNFKVSEYADSTGRTLPCYEITRDGFAFLAMGFTGKRAAIFKEHYINAFNVMEAKLSAGAPAFPERIELLITLENGAIVDSRPVQKGEVIASLDTFIELTERRGYLVIHPDDLKSLSLGHNKRGKS; this is encoded by the coding sequence ATGGCTACTACCCCTACTCAGACTCAACCTGAAGTTCTGCTCGTAGAGGGCCGCGCGGTGACTACGTCACTGGCTGTCGCGGCATACTTTTCCAAGCGTCACGATAACATCATCCAAAAAATCCAGACCCTGGAATGCTCTCCTGAGTTCACTGACCTTAATTTTAAGGTCAGTGAATACGCCGACTCCACCGGTCGCACACTTCCCTGTTACGAAATCACCCGAGACGGTTTTGCCTTTCTGGCCATGGGCTTTACTGGCAAGCGCGCCGCCATTTTCAAAGAGCACTACATCAACGCCTTCAACGTGATGGAGGCAAAACTCTCTGCGGGTGCGCCTGCATTTCCTGAACGCATTGAATTACTCATCACCCTGGAGAACGGGGCGATAGTCGACTCACGGCCGGTACAGAAGGGCGAGGTTATTGCCAGCCTGGACACTTTCATCGAGCTGACAGAGCGGCGGGGTTATCTGGTGATCCATCCTGACGATCTGAAATCACTTTCTCTTGGCCACAATAAACGGGGGAAGTCATGA
- a CDS encoding transcriptional repressor DicA — protein MDMKIETLGDRLSARRKELGLTQKRLADLVSKSSVSVFKWESGQTEPKGATLFALGQALKCSPTWLLYGDEEQQPTPASDLPVELSEQEKKVLRLFNSLPESEKESQIMQLEARVKNFNSLFEEMLKVRKQQQQK, from the coding sequence ATGGATATGAAAATAGAGACTTTGGGTGACCGCCTTTCTGCGCGGAGAAAAGAGCTGGGCCTGACTCAGAAACGGCTTGCTGACTTGGTTAGCAAGTCCAGTGTTAGTGTATTTAAATGGGAAAGTGGGCAGACAGAACCGAAGGGGGCAACACTTTTCGCCCTCGGCCAGGCTCTGAAGTGCTCACCAACATGGTTATTATATGGGGATGAAGAGCAGCAGCCGACACCAGCAAGCGATCTGCCAGTCGAACTGAGCGAGCAAGAAAAGAAGGTGCTTAGGCTTTTTAATTCCCTGCCTGAATCCGAAAAAGAATCTCAAATCATGCAGTTAGAAGCAAGAGTGAAGAATTTCAATAGTCTGTTTGAAGAGATGCTTAAAGTCAGAAAACAGCAGCAACAAAAATAA
- the pgsA gene encoding CDP-diacylglycerol--glycerol-3-phosphate 3-phosphatidyltransferase: MQLNIPTWLTLFRVVLIPFFVLAFYLPFTWAPMVCAVIFVFAAITDWFDGFLARRWKQTTRFGAFLDPVADKVMVAVALVLVAEHYHAWWITLPAATMIAREIIISSLREWMAEIGKRSSVAVSWIGKVKTMAQMMSLVGLLWRPDRTVEYVSFGLLYIAAVLTFWSMFQYLNAARKDLLEP, encoded by the coding sequence ATGCAATTGAATATACCGACTTGGCTTACTCTGTTTCGCGTAGTTCTGATCCCATTCTTTGTTCTGGCATTTTATCTGCCGTTCACCTGGGCTCCGATGGTTTGCGCCGTCATCTTTGTGTTTGCTGCCATAACCGACTGGTTTGATGGTTTCCTCGCCCGTCGTTGGAAGCAAACTACCCGTTTCGGGGCCTTCCTCGACCCGGTTGCGGACAAGGTGATGGTCGCGGTGGCACTGGTGCTGGTGGCTGAACACTACCACGCTTGGTGGATCACGCTACCGGCGGCGACCATGATTGCTCGTGAAATTATCATCTCGTCACTGCGTGAGTGGATGGCGGAGATTGGTAAGCGCAGCAGTGTCGCGGTGTCCTGGATTGGCAAGGTAAAAACCATGGCGCAGATGATGTCGCTGGTCGGCCTGCTGTGGCGCCCGGACCGTACCGTTGAGTATGTGTCCTTTGGTTTGTTGTATATCGCTGCGGTGCTGACTTTCTGGTCAATGTTCCAATATTTGAACGCTGCCCGCAAAGATTTGCTGGAACCCTGA
- a CDS encoding DNA-binding transcriptional regulator DicC, which translates to MHTTAVIKFFGSKSAAARALKISQAAVTRWGELVPEKRAVRIERITGGALKYDPVIYDQHKDKCKKGSD; encoded by the coding sequence ATGCACACAACAGCAGTCATTAAATTTTTTGGTTCAAAATCAGCGGCAGCTCGAGCCCTGAAAATTTCTCAAGCAGCCGTAACCCGATGGGGGGAACTTGTGCCAGAAAAAAGAGCTGTTCGTATCGAGCGCATTACGGGAGGGGCGCTTAAATACGATCCCGTTATTTACGACCAGCATAAAGACAAGTGCAAAAAGGGATCTGACTGA
- the uvrY gene encoding Response regulator uvrY — translation MISVLLVDDHELVHAGIRRILEDIKGIKVVGEAQCGEDAVKWCRGNAVDIVLMDMNMPGIGGLEATRKIVRYAPDVKVIMLTIHTENPLPAKVMQAGAAGYLSKGAAPQDVVNAIRAVQAGQRYIASDIAQQMALSQLEPQTETPFSCLSERELQIMLMITKGKKVNEISEQLSLSPKTVNSYRYRMFSKLNISGDVELTHLAIRHGLFNAETLLSSE, via the coding sequence TTGATTAGCGTTCTTCTTGTTGATGACCACGAACTGGTGCACGCAGGGATACGACGCATTCTTGAAGATATCAAAGGTATAAAAGTTGTCGGGGAGGCCCAATGCGGTGAAGACGCCGTGAAATGGTGCCGTGGCAATGCTGTAGATATCGTTCTTATGGATATGAACATGCCGGGTATTGGCGGGCTGGAAGCCACGCGCAAAATTGTACGTTATGCGCCCGACGTTAAAGTCATCATGCTGACTATCCATACTGAAAATCCATTGCCGGCCAAGGTGATGCAGGCGGGTGCTGCAGGTTATCTGAGCAAGGGCGCGGCGCCACAGGATGTGGTGAATGCCATTCGCGCCGTGCAGGCCGGGCAGCGCTATATCGCGTCCGATATTGCCCAACAGATGGCATTGAGCCAATTGGAGCCGCAGACGGAAACGCCGTTTAGCTGCCTGTCTGAGCGCGAGCTGCAGATTATGCTGATGATCACCAAAGGCAAAAAGGTTAACGAGATCTCGGAACAACTGAGTCTCAGCCCCAAAACGGTGAACAGTTATCGTTACCGCATGTTCAGCAAGCTGAATATCAGCGGTGATGTTGAATTGACACACCTGGCTATCCGACACGGATTGTTCAATGCGGAGACTTTGTTAAGCAGTGAGTGA
- a CDS encoding Protein of uncharacterised function (DUF1482) produces the protein MKHLAGFIVTWALVVRMPINGEPADAAIGIYDTKSECIQARGSQKVNGECYEVDSIIHRNNV, from the coding sequence ATGAAACATCTGGCCGGTTTTATTGTTACCTGGGCACTCGTCGTTCGAATGCCCATTAATGGTGAGCCTGCGGATGCTGCCATCGGTATTTATGACACAAAATCTGAATGTATTCAGGCACGTGGCAGCCAAAAAGTAAATGGTGAATGTTATGAGGTTGACTCAATAATTCACAGAAACAACGTATAA
- a CDS encoding Protein of uncharacterised function (DUF2846) — MKHYAALLVTTVLLSGCATQAVPLQQAESAPPSRLMLYQNVPQTPFATIVVVRDSGMLAGSCRTGVYINGEFAASLASKEKAEFRVPVGNNEISIGQDMIENSLCIWRDTSGRLPMTLRAGESRYFRVAGDMQRGFVLQAGKP; from the coding sequence ATGAAGCATTACGCCGCGTTACTTGTTACCACCGTGCTGTTGTCTGGTTGTGCTACTCAGGCCGTTCCGTTGCAGCAGGCTGAATCAGCGCCGCCCAGCCGGTTGATGCTTTATCAGAATGTGCCACAAACGCCATTTGCCACCATAGTGGTGGTCCGCGACAGCGGGATGCTGGCGGGAAGTTGCCGGACTGGGGTATATATCAACGGCGAGTTCGCCGCCTCGCTGGCATCCAAAGAGAAGGCCGAGTTTCGGGTGCCGGTAGGCAATAACGAAATCAGTATTGGGCAGGATATGATCGAAAACAGCCTGTGCATCTGGCGTGATACCAGCGGGCGACTGCCAATGACGCTACGCGCCGGTGAGAGCCGCTATTTCCGCGTTGCCGGCGATATGCAGCGTGGGTTTGTATTGCAGGCCGGTAAGCCTTAA
- a CDS encoding Site-specific recombinase XerD — translation MSRVFGWAYERGIVKMNPCKGVRQFKEEARERYITDREYDALYVVAPPLVQAAMEVAYLCCARQGDILALTKAQILPEGIFIRQGKTGKKQIKAWTGRLRAAIELAESLPLKDGMISMFVLHQQHGHRYTRDGFNSRWQKAKDKAAEQFPDISFDFTFHDLKAKGISDLEGSLMEKQAISGHKTITQTARYDRKTKIVPVVGGQ, via the coding sequence ATGTCGCGCGTGTTCGGTTGGGCGTACGAGCGCGGGATAGTAAAAATGAACCCGTGCAAAGGAGTGAGGCAGTTTAAGGAAGAAGCTCGGGAACGCTATATAACTGATCGGGAATATGATGCACTGTATGTCGTGGCACCGCCGCTCGTACAAGCCGCCATGGAGGTAGCCTATCTATGCTGCGCACGACAAGGCGATATTCTGGCACTGACGAAAGCGCAAATATTGCCAGAAGGAATTTTTATCCGGCAAGGTAAAACTGGAAAAAAACAAATCAAAGCTTGGACAGGGCGATTAAGGGCCGCCATAGAGTTAGCCGAGTCGCTACCGCTGAAAGATGGCATGATCAGTATGTTCGTTCTACACCAGCAGCACGGCCACCGCTATACCCGCGACGGATTTAATAGCCGCTGGCAGAAAGCCAAGGATAAAGCCGCTGAGCAATTCCCTGATATCAGTTTCGACTTCACCTTCCACGATCTCAAGGCCAAAGGCATCTCAGACCTCGAAGGCTCACTCATGGAAAAACAAGCCATCTCCGGCCATAAAACCATTACGCAAACGGCACGCTATGATCGTAAAACGAAGATTGTACCGGTTGTCGGTGGTCAATGA
- a CDS encoding Protein of uncharacterised function (DUF1019), with amino-acid sequence MEIKMLALEVEQWAREKGWKTVTRLITSHHSGELLESLEAIAGADEFARRLHNNKQILQRAFRTDTPHYRQLAERLSHAVHAAIDAEQKKRQEAHLLVAVANRECIEATNAVLLCKPPEVIRRETIEAIDSLTAVLNAFSYPEYRAA; translated from the coding sequence ATGGAAATCAAAATGCTGGCGCTCGAGGTGGAGCAGTGGGCACGGGAGAAAGGCTGGAAGACGGTGACCCGTTTGATTACTTCGCATCACAGCGGCGAGCTGCTGGAAAGCCTTGAGGCTATTGCCGGTGCGGATGAGTTCGCCCGCCGTCTGCATAACAACAAACAGATTTTGCAGCGCGCGTTCCGTACCGACACACCGCATTACCGCCAACTGGCCGAGCGACTGAGTCATGCCGTTCACGCAGCTATCGATGCGGAGCAAAAGAAGCGACAGGAAGCCCACCTGCTGGTGGCGGTGGCCAACCGTGAGTGCATAGAGGCCACCAACGCAGTACTTCTGTGCAAACCGCCGGAAGTAATTCGCCGCGAAACCATTGAGGCGATTGACTCACTGACTGCGGTACTCAATGCATTTTCATACCCGGAGTATCGCGCAGCCTGA